Proteins encoded by one window of Acinonyx jubatus isolate Ajub_Pintada_27869175 chromosome X, VMU_Ajub_asm_v1.0, whole genome shotgun sequence:
- the MAGEE2 gene encoding melanoma-associated antigen E2 yields the protein MSLVSQNARRGSAETTADYGDRQGEMQASDASGSPTSMLVPQALQGPHALINPQDASASQTAQDPNDLEVLIEEQSQRLGALRVHDPLEDRSIALVNFMRMKSQTEGSIQQAEMLEFLREYSDQFPEILRRASAHLDQVFGLNLRVLDPQADIYNLISKRGFQTTDRITESLDVPKAGLLALVLGHILLNGNRAREASIWDLLLKVDLLGDPQRINNLFGNTRNLLITDFVRMRFLEYWPVYGTNPLEFEFLWGSRAHMEITKMEALKFVAEAHDEEPWSWPEEYNKALEADKAKERRQAAGLEFWSEDTMNDKANDLVQLAINVTEELLPIHQDELLAHTGKEFEEVFPNILSRATLILDLFYGFSLIEVDTSEHIYLLVQQPESEEEQMMLDSLGRPTQEYVMPILGLIFLMGNRVKEANIWNMLRRFGVDVGRKHAITCKLMRQRYLECRPLSYSNPVEYELLWGPRAHLETTKMKALEYMARLYRKRPQDWPEQYREAVEDEEARVRSEATAMFFFGPM from the coding sequence ATGTCTCTGGTAAGCCAGAACGCGCGCCGCGGCAGCGCAGAGACCACTGCAGATTACGGCGACCGTCAGGGTGAGATGCAGGCTAGTGACGCCTCTGGGTCTCCGACCTCCATGCTTGTTCCCCAGGCCCTCCAGGGCCCTCATGCGCTAATCAACCCTCAGGATGCCAGCGCTTCCCAGACTGCGCAGGACCCGAATGACCTCGAGGTCCTAATTGAAGAGCAGTCCCAACGTTTGGGGGCGCTCAGGGTCCACGACCCTCTAGAAGACAGGTCAATTGCTTTGGTGAATTTCATGCGAATGAAAAGCCAAACCGAGGGTTCTATCCAGCAAGCAGAGATGCTAGAGTTCCTCAGAGAATACTCAGATCAGTTCCCTGAGATCCTTAGACGAGCCTCAGCCCACCTGGATCAGGTCTTTGGGTTGAACCTTAGGGTTCTTGATCCCCAGGCTGACATTTACAACCTAATCAGCAAACGGGGTTTCCAGACCACTGATCGCATAACAGAATCCTTGGATGTGCCAAAGGCAGGTCTCCTGGCCTTGGTCCTAGGCCACATCCTTCTGAATGGCAACCGGGCAAGAGAAGCATCCATTTGGGACCTGCTGTTAAAGGTTGATTTGCTGGGTGATCCCCAGAGGATCAACAACCTCTTTGGTAACACAAGGAACCTGCTCATTACTGACTTTGTGCGCATGCGGTTCTTGGAGTACTGGCCAGTATATGGCACTAATCCCCTCGAATTTGAGTTCTTGTGGGGCTCTAGAGCCCACATGGAAATCACAAAGATGGAAGCCCTGAAGTTTGTGGCAGAGGCCCATGATGAAGAACCCTGGAGCTGGCCAGAAGAATATAACAAGGCCCTGGAAGCTgacaaagccaaagaaagaagacaggctGCTGGCTTGGAATTCTGGTCAGAGGACACTATGAATGATAAGGCCAATGATTTGGTCCAGTTGGCCATTAATGTCACTGAGGAGTTGCTGCCTATACATCAGGATGAGCTACTGGCTCACACTGGCAAAGAATTTGAGGAAGTGTTCCCAAATATCCTCAGTCGAGCTACTCTAATCCTTGATCTGTTCTATGGATTCTCTCTGATTGAGGTTGATACGAGTGAACACATCTACCTCCTTGTCCAGCAACCAGAATCAGAAGAAGAGCAAATGATGTTAGACAGCCTGGGGAGACCCACTCAAGAATATGTGATGCCAATTTTGGGTTTGATCTTCCTGATGGGCAACCGTGTCAAAGAGGCCAACATTTGGAACATGCTTCGTAGATTTGGTGTGGATGTAGGAAGAAAGCATGCCATCACCTGCAAGCTTATGAGACAGCGCTACTTGGAATGCAGGCCACTGTCCTACTCTAATCCAGTTGAGTATGAGCTTCTATGGGGTCCTCGAGCTCACCTTGAAACTACCAAAATGAAAGCCTTGGAGTATATGGCCAGGCTGTACAGAAAGCGACCACAGGACTGGCCAGAGCAATATAGGGAGGCTGTTGAAGATGAGGAGGCCAGAGTCAGATCTGAGGCAACTGCCATGTTCTTCTTTGGCCCCATGTGA